One stretch of Halichoerus grypus chromosome 10, mHalGry1.hap1.1, whole genome shotgun sequence DNA includes these proteins:
- the PFDN4 gene encoding prefoldin subunit 4, whose amino-acid sequence MAATMKKAAAEDVNVTFEDQQKINKFARNTSRITELKEEIEVKKKQLQNLEDACEDIMLADDDCLMIPYQIGDVFISHSQEETQEMLEEAKKNLQEEIDALEARVESIQRVLADLKVQLYAKFGSNINLEADDS is encoded by the exons ATGGCGGCCACCATGAAGAAGGCG gCTGCAGAAGATGTCAACGTTACTTTTGAAGATcaacaaaagataaacaaatttgCACGGAATACAAGTAGAATTACAGAGCTGAAGGaggaaatagaagtaaaaaag AAACAACTCCAGAATTTAGAAGATGCTTGTGAGGACATCATGCTTGCAGATGATGATTGCTTAATGATACCTTATCAAATTGGTGATGTTTTCATTAGCCATTCTCAAGAAGAAACACAGGAAATGTTAGAAGAAGCAAAG aaaaattTGCAAGAAGAAATCGACGCCTTAGAAGCCAGAGTGGAATCAATTCAGCGAGTGTTAGCGGATCTGAAAGTTCAGTTATATGCAAAATTCGGGAGCAACATAAACCTCGAAGCTGATGAcagttaa